The Opitutus sp. ER46 genome has a window encoding:
- a CDS encoding FkbM family methyltransferase, with protein MSSPHSDRAQNEPLRVWRAQTLSGSLRADFLQDITRRFGITAMVDVGSDEGESAVSAATNVQAVDCVRSGPVAAATRVRCKQVRNITVHEGAAPELISQILPSATGRVLVSLNAYGRRDAEVVRRAGIPVISELQAIGRGGRKDVIILIGDIRLFENRALAVETPAHFCGFPSLNDVHRAVLAIDEAYQFLVLGDVAVAVPPACPCEATDVVQAITISRLFDGANLPIEELMSAEGVIGTARGEERAALLALPEAARSSEAFGLGLHYRLWQALVVMAGGQMSDASERFAELVQLGFPQWRGRWYGCVSLHLAGNNVLAIERLREFVAGVPDFLPAQTLLKTLAPNLPATAAPASQPSKDRPRLNPGEDACAALIRCGVHREGTPLRLHLGCGEKHFDGYVNVDYPPSEHTCQTVIGADVFADVTKLRLQPRSVDEIRLHHVFEHFKRSDALGMLIIWHEALKVGGRLHLETPDVLGCAQQLVSDAPFGIKQAVIRHCFGSQEAGWAIHYDGWSEEKYRHVLSRLGFSVETKTWRWARPPYLANVEAMAVKVTDMGRDELLAAADALLREYIVAEVPSELGMWDVWRRDLRKYLAQITTPAGAKDNVLPQRGMPMLRMAGEAALNCGFDNDNPQTNGEFRVVHSFIKAGDTVFDVGANIGDWSRAVLSAAPGVRVHAFEPTPSTFEILSTNLGGTDATLHRLAFAAMDEQRPLICFEDRSEFSGMNSFFRRADVEHRLGIHGTQTVVTARRLDCFMAEIGIAEVSFLKIDTEGGELEVLRGASEALGHERIKVLQFEYGGTYRDAGITLREVYQYLTGFGYRVFRICTDALIAVDAWDSSLENFRYSNYLALAPGIVEQSAIQSAERALASDRAHQ; from the coding sequence ATGAGTTCACCTCACTCCGACCGTGCCCAGAACGAACCCCTTAGGGTCTGGCGGGCCCAGACTTTATCCGGTTCTCTGCGCGCTGACTTTCTCCAGGACATCACGCGACGTTTCGGGATTACCGCGATGGTGGATGTGGGCTCGGATGAGGGCGAATCTGCGGTCAGCGCCGCCACGAATGTTCAGGCGGTGGATTGCGTCCGATCTGGCCCAGTGGCTGCCGCGACCCGCGTTAGGTGTAAACAGGTTCGGAACATCACCGTGCACGAAGGTGCGGCTCCTGAGCTGATCAGCCAGATCCTGCCTTCTGCGACGGGCCGGGTGCTCGTTTCGTTGAACGCCTATGGGCGGCGGGACGCGGAGGTTGTGCGCCGCGCGGGTATTCCCGTGATTTCCGAACTGCAGGCGATTGGTAGGGGCGGTCGCAAAGACGTCATTATCCTGATCGGCGATATTCGTTTGTTTGAGAACCGCGCCCTCGCCGTCGAAACGCCTGCCCACTTTTGTGGTTTTCCGTCGCTCAATGATGTCCATCGGGCGGTCCTCGCGATCGACGAAGCCTACCAGTTCCTGGTCCTCGGCGACGTGGCCGTGGCGGTGCCCCCGGCTTGTCCCTGCGAGGCGACCGATGTCGTCCAAGCCATCACCATCAGCCGTTTGTTCGACGGCGCGAACTTGCCAATCGAAGAGCTGATGTCGGCCGAGGGCGTCATCGGCACCGCGCGCGGCGAGGAAAGGGCGGCGCTGCTCGCCTTGCCGGAGGCGGCGCGGAGCTCCGAAGCTTTCGGCCTGGGTCTCCACTATCGGCTTTGGCAGGCCCTCGTGGTGATGGCCGGCGGCCAGATGTCCGACGCGAGCGAGCGGTTTGCCGAATTGGTGCAGCTTGGGTTTCCGCAGTGGCGAGGCCGATGGTATGGATGCGTCTCCCTTCATCTCGCTGGTAACAACGTTCTCGCGATCGAGCGTTTGCGCGAGTTTGTCGCGGGCGTACCGGACTTCCTTCCGGCGCAGACGCTGCTGAAGACGCTCGCTCCAAACCTACCGGCCACCGCTGCTCCGGCTTCCCAGCCCAGTAAGGACCGGCCTCGGCTTAACCCCGGCGAGGACGCGTGCGCCGCGTTGATCCGATGCGGCGTGCACCGCGAGGGTACGCCGTTGCGACTGCACCTTGGATGCGGCGAGAAGCACTTCGATGGTTATGTGAACGTGGATTATCCGCCCTCCGAGCACACCTGCCAGACGGTGATCGGGGCAGACGTCTTTGCGGACGTCACCAAGCTGCGGTTGCAGCCGCGCTCGGTGGATGAGATCCGCCTGCACCATGTTTTTGAGCATTTTAAACGGTCGGACGCGCTTGGCATGCTGATCATCTGGCATGAGGCGCTCAAGGTTGGTGGTCGGCTGCACCTGGAGACGCCCGACGTGCTCGGCTGCGCCCAGCAGCTTGTTTCCGATGCTCCGTTCGGAATCAAACAAGCAGTAATCCGTCACTGCTTTGGCTCTCAAGAGGCGGGGTGGGCGATTCACTACGATGGATGGAGCGAAGAGAAATACCGGCATGTGCTCAGCCGGCTGGGTTTCAGCGTTGAGACCAAGACTTGGCGATGGGCCCGTCCTCCCTACCTGGCCAACGTCGAGGCGATGGCGGTCAAGGTGACCGACATGGGACGGGACGAATTGCTCGCCGCCGCTGACGCTCTCCTGCGCGAGTACATCGTGGCCGAAGTGCCCAGCGAACTCGGGATGTGGGACGTGTGGCGTCGTGACCTGCGCAAATATCTTGCTCAAATCACGACACCAGCCGGCGCGAAAGATAACGTTCTTCCACAACGAGGCATGCCCATGCTGCGAATGGCTGGCGAGGCAGCGTTGAACTGCGGCTTTGACAACGACAATCCCCAAACGAACGGGGAGTTCAGAGTTGTACACTCCTTTATCAAGGCGGGCGATACGGTGTTTGATGTCGGGGCGAACATTGGCGACTGGAGCCGGGCGGTGCTTTCGGCTGCCCCGGGCGTTCGCGTCCACGCGTTTGAGCCGACGCCAAGCACGTTTGAAATACTTTCCACTAACCTGGGAGGTACCGATGCAACATTACATCGGCTGGCGTTTGCCGCCATGGATGAGCAGCGGCCATTAATCTGTTTCGAGGACCGTTCGGAGTTCTCTGGAATGAACTCGTTCTTTCGACGGGCCGACGTGGAGCATAGGCTGGGTATCCATGGCACCCAGACGGTCGTCACGGCTCGGCGTCTCGACTGTTTCATGGCAGAGATCGGTATCGCAGAGGTCAGCTTCTTGAAGATCGATACCGAAGGCGGAGAACTGGAGGTCCTTCGCGGTGCCTCCGAGGCTTTGGGCCATGAGCGAATCAAGGTCCTTCAGTTCGAGTATGGCGGCACCTACCGGGATGCTGGGATTACGCTGCGCGAGGTATACCAATACTTGACTGGGTTTGGGTATCGCGTGTTCAGGATTTGTACCGACGCTCTGATCGCAGTTGATGCCTGGGATAGTAGCTTGGAGAACTTTCGTTACTCGAACTACCTCGCGCTCGCGCCGGGGATCGTCGAGCAAAGCGCCATCCAATCGGCGGAGCGGGCGCTGGCCTCAGATCGTGCCCACCAGTAA
- a CDS encoding glycosyltransferase, with protein MAELLLRDRVHTAAANNSPGTLAPGGVVTPDACRQVLAQANISSEQAPTTAVSVVINCHNYARYLPTAVASVLAQSYRSFELVIVDDGSNDGSSEVAAELIRKHSDQGVTLRLLRLDDVGPTSARRAGIAASSGKYLLLLDADDKVAPTFLAKTVPVLERHPKLGFVYTDSEYFGDVQQRHRHLDYDFSRLCAGNYISYCALIRRDAYTAVGGHDQTNWGYYEDWDLWLRLGAAGWAGHRVAEPLFLYHQHFSSSLSAFARRLDPIYKAYVVHQHATHYRPEAVATARALLAEMPAGWHAKPPLRDLASIQAVLSLNPGNRHVLYFLALAQARAGGIAAAIATLRELLTRHPGDEQALELSTELTTKQGNGATPPSAPIDLRAKTVLLFTDDVGRGGAAHYNHSVLLGLRRAGATVGNAQPKHDSPLLREQAAAGVTHHWLAYEPEHDFARSFTDESDAERIISATRPDIVFFSDCCALSNLAAKEVVLRRGIPYVLICHSEAAYLAERFPQILPRATKLLRAAAGVIAVSKSSLQVLHTAFGLPPTKGTVVYNGRAQKYFSPQNPIARERIRKELGLPANAVLCLTVARHDAAKGFQFQIEAAHQLRAKQELGPLHFAWAGEGNAQAQLAALVQQAGLSDRIHMLGYRWDVTDLVDAADIFVLPSCSEALPLCIMEAMAKGVPVIASAVGGIPEELGDTGILVAHPNLDPKRTVAELAAGLSRWAKDTAARKRSGVAAKQRANELFREELMLTQTLAVIATGLAQPRGLPVTGASPAPAFQNLIREAQLALQARKPREAVALLEAAAEIAPTPEAAAKARALAADVKQKLAGAVATPAVRADNLREAENLIQQYHSSPADTLVLTRLNEIRRALVQGLLASDPGRLEGLFAGEFGRVFRSLIASGFVAEPASAELEALFRPAAGSEAKSVLSRLLAGMLVLPAHRASVPLQFDTLPRWCLDDVLAYLLAAPRVFTAMGEAEQYLRHQTALGATIVERTRTMPSDPLTLRLASDYALKLNCIPAYVAHANTRELMRHRAALLEFTLEQKGASLDANLPRSRRRRLRVGFLSGHFGAQTETHVTLPALHLDRERFETWLFPLQLNPSPVEQRCRELADHFHPLPPEVGQQVATIRGASLDVIIIGTNVTAVTNSVALLAAHRLAPIQLVNYCSPMTTGLRNVDGYLYGSLSVFPDAAEHFTEQLVVCEGAPGALDYTGEKAGTMRFDRKSLGVGEQEVLFVNAAACYKIPLELQETWASLLERVENSRLLLLPFNPNWSSRFPTQRFAQTLHAALRRRGIAEDRVILAASLPTRADVKEIERLGDVYLDTFPFSGSLSVIDPLEIGRPVVAWEGNTPRSRAAASLLRAIGLDELIAKDEAHYLTLATRLARDGAYRSRIETAIRTAMERRPKFLDPVAYGADLSDALEKLVSKRPTQRLVAV; from the coding sequence ATGGCAGAATTACTGCTTCGCGACCGTGTGCACACCGCTGCAGCAAACAATTCCCCCGGCACCTTGGCGCCGGGCGGCGTCGTTACCCCGGATGCCTGCCGCCAAGTGTTGGCGCAGGCCAATATCTCGTCCGAGCAGGCGCCGACGACAGCGGTTTCTGTGGTGATCAATTGCCACAACTATGCCCGCTACTTGCCGACGGCGGTGGCGAGCGTCCTCGCCCAATCGTACCGTTCGTTCGAGTTGGTGATCGTCGATGACGGCAGCAACGACGGTTCGAGCGAGGTGGCAGCCGAACTTATACGGAAGCACTCGGATCAAGGCGTCACCTTGCGGTTGCTCCGGCTTGATGACGTCGGTCCGACGTCGGCGCGGCGCGCTGGCATCGCCGCAAGCTCTGGAAAGTACCTCTTGCTCCTCGATGCGGACGACAAGGTGGCACCCACGTTTCTCGCGAAGACGGTGCCCGTGCTGGAGCGCCATCCGAAACTCGGCTTCGTCTACACGGACTCCGAGTATTTCGGCGACGTCCAGCAACGGCATCGCCATCTCGATTACGACTTCTCACGGCTCTGCGCCGGCAACTACATCAGCTATTGCGCGCTGATTCGCCGTGACGCCTATACCGCGGTGGGCGGGCACGATCAGACGAATTGGGGTTACTACGAAGACTGGGACCTGTGGCTCCGGCTGGGGGCAGCGGGCTGGGCGGGGCATCGGGTGGCGGAGCCACTCTTTCTCTATCATCAACACTTCTCTTCATCTTTGTCGGCGTTCGCGCGACGGCTCGATCCGATCTACAAAGCCTATGTCGTCCATCAGCACGCCACGCATTATCGCCCCGAAGCCGTGGCGACGGCTCGAGCGCTACTGGCGGAAATGCCGGCCGGCTGGCACGCCAAGCCCCCGCTGCGGGACCTCGCAAGTATTCAAGCGGTGCTCTCGCTGAACCCGGGCAACCGCCACGTCCTCTATTTCCTCGCCCTTGCGCAGGCCCGCGCAGGCGGGATTGCCGCCGCGATCGCAACGTTACGAGAACTGCTCACCCGTCATCCCGGCGATGAACAGGCCCTCGAGCTCAGTACAGAATTGACAACAAAGCAGGGAAATGGCGCGACCCCGCCAAGTGCACCCATCGACCTGCGGGCGAAGACAGTCCTGCTCTTTACCGACGATGTTGGGCGGGGCGGGGCCGCCCACTACAACCATAGCGTTCTCCTGGGATTGCGCCGGGCGGGGGCGACCGTGGGCAACGCCCAGCCCAAGCACGATTCGCCCTTGCTGCGCGAGCAGGCCGCCGCCGGGGTGACGCACCACTGGCTTGCATATGAGCCGGAGCATGATTTTGCCCGCTCCTTTACCGACGAATCGGATGCCGAGCGCATCATCTCCGCCACTCGTCCCGACATCGTCTTCTTCAGCGACTGCTGTGCCCTTTCCAACCTCGCCGCCAAGGAGGTGGTGTTGCGGCGGGGCATCCCCTACGTGCTGATCTGCCACTCCGAGGCCGCATACCTCGCGGAGCGCTTTCCCCAGATTCTGCCACGGGCGACCAAGCTGCTCCGCGCCGCCGCCGGCGTGATCGCGGTCTCCAAGAGCAGCCTGCAGGTCCTGCACACGGCGTTCGGCCTTCCGCCCACGAAGGGTACGGTCGTCTACAATGGTCGGGCGCAAAAATACTTCTCGCCCCAGAACCCCATCGCACGGGAACGCATTCGAAAAGAGCTGGGGCTACCGGCGAACGCCGTCCTCTGCCTGACCGTGGCGCGGCACGATGCCGCGAAGGGATTCCAGTTCCAGATTGAGGCGGCGCACCAGCTGCGGGCGAAGCAGGAGCTCGGCCCGCTGCACTTTGCCTGGGCCGGAGAGGGCAATGCCCAAGCCCAGCTCGCCGCGTTGGTGCAACAGGCCGGGCTCTCCGACCGCATTCACATGCTCGGCTACCGCTGGGACGTGACGGACTTGGTAGACGCCGCCGACATCTTCGTCCTGCCCAGCTGCAGCGAGGCCCTGCCCTTGTGCATCATGGAAGCGATGGCGAAAGGTGTTCCGGTCATCGCCTCGGCCGTCGGTGGCATTCCAGAGGAGCTTGGGGACACGGGTATTCTCGTCGCCCATCCGAACCTGGATCCCAAGCGAACTGTGGCCGAGCTGGCCGCGGGACTGTCGCGCTGGGCAAAGGACACCGCCGCACGCAAGCGCTCCGGCGTCGCGGCAAAACAACGGGCGAACGAGCTCTTCCGGGAGGAGCTGATGCTGACGCAAACGCTGGCCGTCATTGCGACCGGTCTGGCTCAGCCACGCGGGCTGCCGGTGACCGGGGCCTCGCCAGCGCCGGCGTTTCAGAACCTGATTCGCGAAGCACAGCTGGCGCTCCAGGCGCGCAAGCCGCGCGAGGCCGTTGCCCTGCTGGAAGCAGCCGCGGAGATTGCGCCGACACCGGAGGCTGCCGCCAAGGCGAGAGCCCTGGCCGCGGACGTGAAGCAGAAACTCGCGGGCGCGGTGGCGACACCGGCGGTGCGGGCCGACAATCTCAGAGAGGCGGAGAACCTCATCCAGCAGTACCACTCGTCTCCCGCGGACACCCTGGTGCTCACCAGGTTGAACGAGATCCGACGCGCGCTAGTGCAGGGTTTGCTCGCATCGGACCCGGGCCGGCTGGAAGGATTGTTTGCCGGCGAGTTTGGCCGCGTCTTCCGATCGCTCATTGCGAGCGGGTTTGTGGCGGAACCCGCCTCCGCTGAGCTCGAGGCACTGTTCCGACCGGCAGCCGGATCCGAGGCCAAGTCGGTGCTTTCCCGTCTGCTCGCCGGCATGCTCGTGCTGCCGGCGCACCGCGCATCGGTGCCACTGCAGTTCGATACGCTACCGCGCTGGTGCCTGGACGACGTGCTCGCGTATCTGCTCGCCGCTCCCCGGGTATTCACCGCCATGGGCGAGGCCGAGCAGTATCTCCGGCATCAGACCGCCCTGGGCGCGACAATCGTGGAGCGCACTCGGACGATGCCGTCTGATCCGCTAACCCTGCGGCTCGCGTCAGACTATGCGCTGAAACTGAACTGTATTCCGGCGTACGTTGCCCATGCGAACACCCGGGAGCTGATGCGGCACCGCGCCGCGCTACTCGAGTTCACGCTCGAACAGAAAGGAGCATCTCTCGACGCGAATCTGCCCAGGAGCCGGCGAAGGAGACTCCGGGTCGGCTTCCTCAGCGGCCATTTTGGGGCGCAGACCGAGACGCACGTCACTCTGCCGGCGCTGCACTTGGATCGAGAGCGATTCGAGACGTGGCTATTCCCCCTGCAGCTGAATCCGTCGCCAGTGGAGCAGCGTTGCCGCGAGCTGGCCGACCATTTTCACCCGCTCCCGCCGGAAGTCGGCCAGCAGGTCGCAACCATCCGCGGCGCCTCGCTCGACGTGATCATCATCGGCACCAACGTGACCGCGGTGACCAATAGCGTGGCCCTCCTCGCCGCCCATCGGTTGGCGCCCATCCAGCTGGTCAACTACTGCTCGCCGATGACCACCGGCTTACGCAACGTCGATGGCTATCTGTACGGCTCGCTGAGCGTCTTCCCCGATGCAGCGGAGCACTTCACCGAGCAACTCGTCGTATGTGAGGGGGCGCCGGGCGCCCTCGACTATACCGGCGAGAAGGCGGGCACGATGCGCTTCGATCGCAAGTCGCTCGGGGTCGGTGAACAGGAGGTGCTCTTCGTCAACGCCGCTGCCTGCTACAAGATTCCGCTCGAGCTGCAGGAGACGTGGGCCTCGTTGCTCGAGCGGGTGGAAAACTCGCGGCTCCTGCTGCTCCCGTTCAATCCCAACTGGTCCAGCCGCTTTCCCACCCAGCGCTTTGCGCAGACCCTGCACGCCGCATTGCGCCGTCGCGGCATTGCCGAGGATCGCGTCATCCTCGCGGCATCGTTGCCCACCCGGGCGGACGTAAAGGAGATCGAGCGGCTCGGGGATGTGTACCTTGATACATTTCCCTTCTCCGGCAGCCTGTCCGTCATCGACCCGCTGGAGATCGGCCGGCCGGTTGTCGCCTGGGAGGGTAACACGCCTCGATCACGTGCGGCCGCGTCTCTGCTACGTGCGATCGGGCTCGACGAGCTGATTGCCAAGGACGAGGCGCACTACCTGACCCTTGCCACGCGCCTCGCTCGCGACGGCGCCTATCGCAGCCGAATCGAAACCGCGATCCGGACCGCAATGGAACGTCGCCCGAAGTTCTTGGATCCAGTGGCCTATGGTGCCGACTTGAGTGATGCGCTGGAAAAGCTCGTGAGCAAGAGACCGACGCAGCGACTGGTCGCGGTCTGA
- a CDS encoding sialate O-acetylesterase codes for MLTLPSWLGDHAVLPCERPLVLRGTAGPDATVTLTLAGQHASVVADRGGGWRAELSPVPPGGPHELVVRSGEDEARRSGLLAGEVWLASGQSNMEWTLGMLGHPEAETDADDPALRVFTVGRVPHDTPASEVTGTWRPATREHRRDFSAVAYYFARRLRAATGRPVGLIVAAYGGSEIAAWLPPTESAGALAASGAAETTAVAFTPYAYEARGAVASGWESPALDDAAWPELPVPGYWQDQGWCHNGAVWYRRTVALPPAWQAQPLVLEIGACDDFDETYVNGVKVGGLGSDIPNAYAARRVYQVPASVTGSGTVTIAIRVFDHWGNGGIVGGVTLRSGSADSVPLTLDGVWRARVERALAWRAPARRLPASVLFHGMIHPLAGIPVRGVLWYQGESDVARAAEYPARLEQLIATWRTLWRDPALPFGIVQLANYGPRRSQPGKSDWAELRDAQRQVVATVPRTGLVVALDVGEADNIHPVEKRPVAERLARWALATVYGRAEEPVVSPAPMAQGLERSIAWVRFSAVGTGLRTREGGAPQGFELAGADGVWHAATTELCAPDGVRVSSPAVAAPVSLRYAWQDNPVATLENSAALPVGSFRLPLQD; via the coding sequence ATGCTCACGCTGCCGTCCTGGCTCGGCGACCACGCCGTGCTGCCTTGCGAACGTCCCTTGGTGCTCCGCGGCACCGCAGGCCCCGACGCTACCGTCACGCTGACCCTGGCCGGCCAGCACGCGAGTGTTGTGGCTGACCGCGGCGGCGGCTGGCGCGCGGAGCTGTCGCCAGTCCCGCCGGGTGGTCCTCACGAGCTGGTCGTGCGCAGCGGTGAGGACGAGGCGCGCCGATCCGGCCTGCTCGCCGGTGAGGTATGGCTGGCGTCGGGACAATCGAACATGGAGTGGACACTCGGCATGCTCGGCCATCCGGAGGCGGAGACCGACGCCGACGATCCGGCGCTGCGCGTGTTCACCGTGGGCCGGGTGCCGCACGACACGCCCGCGAGCGAGGTCACCGGGACGTGGCGGCCAGCGACCCGCGAGCATCGCCGCGATTTTTCCGCGGTAGCGTACTATTTTGCGCGGCGGCTTCGGGCAGCGACCGGACGTCCGGTCGGCCTGATCGTCGCGGCGTACGGCGGCAGTGAAATCGCCGCCTGGTTGCCGCCGACGGAGAGTGCCGGAGCGCTGGCGGCTTCTGGCGCGGCGGAAACCACGGCCGTGGCGTTCACGCCGTACGCGTATGAGGCGCGCGGCGCGGTCGCGAGCGGGTGGGAGAGTCCGGCGCTCGACGACGCGGCGTGGCCGGAGCTGCCGGTTCCCGGCTACTGGCAGGACCAGGGTTGGTGTCACAATGGAGCGGTCTGGTATCGCCGGACCGTGGCGCTGCCGCCCGCGTGGCAGGCGCAGCCGCTGGTGCTGGAGATCGGGGCGTGCGACGACTTCGACGAGACGTACGTGAACGGCGTCAAGGTGGGCGGTCTCGGCTCGGACATCCCGAACGCCTACGCCGCCCGCCGCGTTTATCAGGTGCCGGCCTCGGTAACCGGCAGCGGCACGGTGACGATCGCGATCCGGGTTTTCGATCACTGGGGCAATGGCGGGATCGTCGGTGGCGTGACGCTGCGGTCTGGGTCGGCCGACAGTGTCCCGCTCACGCTCGACGGGGTGTGGCGGGCGCGAGTTGAGCGGGCGCTGGCCTGGCGCGCGCCGGCGCGTCGGCTGCCGGCCTCGGTGCTGTTCCACGGGATGATACATCCCTTGGCCGGAATTCCGGTGCGCGGCGTGCTTTGGTATCAGGGCGAGAGTGATGTCGCCCGCGCCGCCGAGTACCCGGCGCGGCTCGAGCAGCTGATCGCCACGTGGCGCACGCTGTGGCGCGATCCCGCGTTGCCCTTTGGCATCGTGCAATTGGCCAACTACGGGCCACGCCGCTCCCAGCCGGGCAAGAGTGACTGGGCGGAGCTGCGTGACGCACAGCGCCAGGTGGTGGCAACGGTGCCGCGCACCGGGCTGGTCGTGGCGCTCGACGTGGGCGAGGCGGACAACATTCACCCGGTCGAGAAGCGCCCCGTCGCCGAGCGCCTCGCGCGCTGGGCTCTCGCGACCGTGTACGGCCGCGCCGAGGAGCCGGTGGTGAGCCCGGCGCCCATGGCCCAAGGCCTCGAGCGGAGCATCGCATGGGTGCGATTCTCCGCGGTGGGCACGGGCCTCCGCACGCGCGAGGGTGGCGCGCCGCAAGGTTTCGAGCTCGCTGGCGCCGACGGCGTCTGGCACGCCGCCACCACCGAGCTATGCGCGCCCGATGGCGTGCGCGTGTCGTCGCCCGCCGTGGCGGCGCCGGTCTCACTTCGGTACGCCTGGCAGGACAATCCCGTCGCCACGCTCGAGAACTCCGCCGCGCTGCCCGTGGGCAGCTTTCGGCTGCCGTTGCAGGATTGA
- a CDS encoding MFS transporter gives MIVTCKPQIPPRWIGFMILPWASFAFNFAVVNAAFIFSLKKFVDNPAGLTFILSLPGLLAIVIAPLSSFLSDRIWTRFGRRKPFVVTASTCMIVALVAMPLATSFGWLVAAYVLYHLGDGLSAPRDPLKQEVVPPHERGRATGAMYWCQNLATVVFYSVMLGRFDDVRFFAGIPLHGEEMIYWSAALLLLVMLLLITLGIRELDQKSPLVGQKLSLGNFVRGLLDRELWPVYLLVLSFGLLNFFSGFGPFLSTLLYTEQWNYTKQEMGMNVAIGGVLNVFIIGALTFLADRLPRMRAFKLFIWLILGWNVFYFCYVNFVLPDKRPSLIEIIAFGEVLSILSLLLSLVYTPLIYDYVRRNKMGTFAAGAQIATRGTQLITLNGVGLFVWAYAVLFQPPAGEMTRVVLREETSASALVAELRASPWTRPSDAQPAPIKAVNAQAWQADGVVPNQSRTWEIRLQDKASAALADTRKDKERERARRATDLATLRRRPTGSAAEVAAAEQAVGALATEIAHIDEELAKRAEAWREQVASRLGDRLIAEGEQITGVAVKPAVVVELAARERPERVTLERLAQEVRLAFPLLDLRPLKRASGYGIAASALVEGDAEAAARRLQEVVVRAARARTPELIGEGDPWLGFEETSAFRLELAVVEEPVSTYVSPVTRVVNTVLSWFGHEPDPARRLEALARALRVAEETPHVRVTAEPDARRLAVTALFDDGATQVTAVDAVARRLAQLLGNAAEAQRLGRARAFVDRVEKAAAAQRLTVVHPFLASAYVPMRFDYMSGYLWVFLVAVIGIALTLYFCRLERRGVIRKRGVEEAETS, from the coding sequence ATGATTGTTACCTGCAAACCCCAGATCCCTCCGCGCTGGATCGGGTTCATGATCCTGCCGTGGGCGTCGTTCGCCTTCAACTTCGCGGTCGTGAACGCGGCGTTCATCTTCTCGCTGAAGAAGTTCGTCGATAACCCGGCCGGGCTCACGTTCATCCTCAGCCTGCCGGGGCTGCTCGCCATCGTCATCGCGCCACTCTCGAGCTTCCTGTCGGACCGGATCTGGACGCGTTTCGGCCGGCGCAAGCCCTTCGTCGTGACCGCGTCCACCTGCATGATCGTCGCGCTGGTGGCGATGCCGCTGGCCACCAGCTTCGGATGGCTCGTCGCGGCGTATGTGCTCTATCACCTCGGCGATGGACTCTCCGCGCCGCGCGACCCGCTGAAGCAGGAGGTCGTGCCGCCCCACGAGCGCGGCCGCGCCACCGGGGCGATGTACTGGTGCCAGAATCTCGCCACGGTCGTGTTCTACTCGGTCATGCTGGGGCGGTTCGACGATGTGCGGTTCTTCGCCGGCATCCCGCTGCACGGCGAGGAGATGATCTATTGGTCGGCTGCGCTCCTCCTGCTGGTGATGCTTCTGCTCATCACGCTCGGCATCCGCGAGCTCGACCAGAAGAGCCCGCTCGTCGGGCAGAAGCTGTCGCTCGGCAACTTCGTTCGCGGGCTCCTCGACCGCGAGCTTTGGCCGGTGTACCTGCTCGTGCTCAGCTTCGGCCTGCTCAACTTCTTCTCCGGCTTCGGCCCCTTCCTCAGCACGCTCCTCTACACCGAGCAGTGGAACTACACGAAGCAGGAGATGGGGATGAACGTCGCCATCGGCGGCGTGCTCAATGTCTTCATCATCGGCGCGCTCACGTTCCTCGCCGACCGGCTGCCGCGTATGCGCGCGTTCAAGCTCTTCATCTGGCTCATCCTCGGCTGGAACGTCTTCTATTTCTGCTACGTCAATTTTGTCCTGCCCGACAAACGGCCGTCGCTGATCGAGATCATCGCGTTCGGCGAGGTGCTCTCGATCCTCAGCCTCCTGCTGTCGCTCGTCTACACCCCGCTCATCTACGACTATGTTCGCCGCAACAAGATGGGCACGTTCGCCGCCGGCGCGCAGATCGCCACGCGCGGGACCCAGCTCATCACGCTCAACGGCGTGGGCCTTTTCGTTTGGGCGTACGCCGTCCTCTTCCAGCCACCCGCCGGCGAGATGACGCGCGTCGTGCTGCGCGAAGAAACTTCGGCCTCGGCCCTCGTGGCCGAGCTGCGCGCATCGCCCTGGACGCGGCCCTCCGATGCCCAGCCCGCTCCCATCAAGGCCGTCAACGCGCAGGCGTGGCAGGCCGACGGCGTGGTGCCCAACCAGAGCCGCACCTGGGAGATCCGCCTGCAGGACAAGGCGAGTGCTGCGCTCGCTGACACGCGCAAGGACAAGGAACGCGAGCGTGCGCGCCGCGCCACGGACCTCGCGACGCTGCGGCGTCGCCCCACGGGTTCCGCTGCCGAAGTGGCGGCTGCCGAACAAGCCGTCGGTGCCCTGGCGACCGAGATCGCCCATATTGATGAAGAACTGGCCAAGCGCGCGGAGGCCTGGCGCGAACAGGTCGCGAGCCGGCTCGGCGATCGCCTGATCGCCGAGGGCGAGCAGATCACCGGTGTCGCCGTGAAACCCGCCGTCGTGGTCGAACTCGCCGCGCGCGAACGCCCGGAGCGCGTCACGCTCGAGCGTCTCGCGCAGGAGGTGCGGCTGGCGTTTCCCCTTCTCGACCTGCGGCCGCTCAAGCGCGCTTCCGGCTACGGGATCGCCGCCAGCGCGCTGGTTGAGGGTGATGCCGAGGCCGCCGCCCGGCGGCTCCAGGAGGTCGTCGTCCGGGCCGCCCGCGCGCGCACACCCGAGCTGATCGGCGAGGGTGATCCGTGGCTCGGTTTCGAGGAGACGAGCGCGTTCCGGCTCGAACTGGCGGTCGTGGAGGAGCCGGTCTCGACTTACGTTTCCCCGGTCACCCGGGTCGTGAACACCGTGCTCTCCTGGTTCGGGCACGAGCCAGATCCCGCGCGGCGGCTCGAGGCCCTCGCCCGCGCGCTCCGCGTGGCCGAGGAGACCCCGCACGTGAGGGTCACCGCCGAACCCGACGCTCGCCGGCTGGCGGTCACGGCGTTGTTCGATGACGGTGCCACGCAGGTCACCGCCGTCGATGCCGTCGCGCGCCGTCTCGCTCAGCTGTTGGGCAACGCCGCCGAGGCGCAGCGGCTGGGCCGGGCCCGCGCCTTTGTCGACCGCGTCGAGAAAGCCGCCGCCGCCCAGCGGCTCACCGTCGTCCACCCATTCCTCGCGAGCGCATATGTCCCGATGCGTTTCGACTACATGAGCGGCTATCTCTGGGTGTTCCTCGTGGCGGTGATCGGCATCGCCCTCACCTTGTACTTCTGCCGCCTCGAACGACGCGGCGTCATTCGCAAGCGGGGCGTGGAGGAGGCGGAGACATCATGA